A genomic region of Micromonospora sp. NBRC 110009 contains the following coding sequences:
- the uvrB gene encoding excinuclease ABC subunit UvrB: MALDIPRLDGRFQVVSEFQPAGDQPAAIDELERRVRRGDRNTVLLGATGTGKSATTAWLVERLQRPTLVLAPNKTLAAQLAKEFSELLPHNAVEYFVSYYDYYQPEAYIPQTDTYIEKDSSINEEVERLRHSATMSLLTRRDVIVVATVSAIYGLGTPEEYLDRAVRVAVGQELDRDQLLRRLVDIQYTRNDMAFQRGTFRVRGDTLEIIPAYEELAVRIELFGDEIEKLYYLNPLTGDVVREVNQLMIFPATHYAAGPERMERAIRDIETELGERLAELERQGKLLEAQRLRMRTTYDIEMMRQVGFCSGIENYSMHIDGRLPGSPPHCLLDYFPDDFLTVVDESHVTIPQIGGMYEGDASRKRMLIDHGFRLPSAADNRPLRFDEFLERVGQMVFLSATPGPWEQEQAQGEFVEQVIRPTGLIDPEVVVKPTKGQIDDLMHEIKLRTERDERVLVTTLTKKMAEDLSDYLLENGIRVRYLHSEVDTLRRVELLRELRKGDYDVLVGINLLREGLDLPEVSLVAILDADKEGFLRSGRSLIQTIGRAARNVSGQVHMYADKITPSMADAIEETNRRRAKQIAHNEAHGISPEPLRKKIHDILDDIYREAEDTENSRVGGAVRQLSRGKAPVKETRSRGRGGAATPSREGMARADLANLIQELNDQMLAAARELQFELAARIRDEVADLKKELRGMDAAGVK, translated from the coding sequence ATGGCGCTCGACATTCCCCGGCTCGACGGCCGCTTCCAGGTCGTCAGCGAGTTCCAGCCGGCTGGCGACCAGCCGGCTGCCATCGACGAGCTTGAGCGTCGCGTGCGGCGCGGCGACCGTAACACGGTGCTGCTCGGCGCGACCGGCACCGGCAAGAGCGCCACCACGGCGTGGCTGGTCGAGCGGCTGCAGCGGCCCACCCTGGTGCTCGCGCCCAACAAGACCCTCGCCGCCCAGCTCGCCAAGGAGTTCAGCGAGCTGCTCCCGCACAACGCGGTGGAATACTTCGTCTCCTACTACGACTACTACCAGCCCGAGGCGTACATCCCGCAGACCGACACCTACATCGAGAAGGACTCCTCGATCAACGAGGAGGTCGAGCGGCTGCGGCACTCGGCGACCATGTCGCTGCTCACCCGCCGCGACGTGATCGTGGTGGCGACGGTCTCCGCGATCTACGGCCTGGGCACCCCGGAGGAATACCTGGACCGCGCGGTCCGGGTCGCCGTCGGGCAGGAGCTCGACCGCGACCAGCTGCTCCGCCGCCTGGTCGACATCCAGTACACGCGCAACGACATGGCCTTCCAGCGCGGCACGTTCCGGGTCCGCGGCGACACGCTGGAGATCATCCCGGCGTACGAGGAGCTGGCCGTCCGGATCGAGCTGTTCGGCGACGAGATCGAGAAGCTCTACTACCTCAACCCGCTGACGGGCGACGTGGTCCGCGAGGTCAACCAGCTGATGATCTTCCCGGCCACGCACTACGCGGCCGGTCCGGAGCGGATGGAGCGGGCCATCCGCGACATCGAGACCGAGCTGGGCGAGCGGCTGGCCGAGCTGGAGCGGCAGGGCAAGCTGCTGGAGGCGCAGCGGCTGCGGATGCGCACCACCTACGACATCGAGATGATGCGCCAGGTCGGGTTCTGCTCCGGCATCGAGAACTACTCGATGCACATCGACGGCCGGCTGCCCGGCAGCCCGCCGCACTGCCTCCTCGACTACTTCCCCGACGACTTCCTCACCGTGGTCGACGAGTCGCACGTGACGATCCCGCAGATCGGCGGCATGTACGAGGGCGACGCGTCCCGGAAGCGGATGCTGATCGACCACGGCTTCCGGCTGCCCAGCGCCGCCGACAACCGGCCGCTGCGCTTCGACGAGTTCCTGGAGCGGGTCGGGCAGATGGTCTTCCTCTCCGCCACCCCCGGCCCGTGGGAGCAGGAGCAGGCCCAGGGCGAGTTCGTCGAGCAGGTGATCCGCCCCACCGGCCTGATCGACCCGGAGGTCGTCGTCAAGCCCACCAAGGGCCAGATCGACGACCTGATGCACGAGATCAAGCTGCGCACCGAGCGGGACGAGCGGGTGCTGGTCACCACGCTGACCAAGAAGATGGCCGAGGACCTCTCCGACTACCTCCTGGAGAACGGCATCCGGGTGCGCTACCTGCACTCCGAGGTCGACACGCTGCGCCGGGTGGAGCTGCTGCGCGAGCTGCGCAAGGGCGACTACGACGTGCTGGTCGGCATCAACCTGCTCCGCGAGGGTCTCGACCTGCCCGAGGTCTCCCTGGTGGCGATCCTCGACGCCGACAAGGAGGGCTTCCTGCGCAGCGGCCGGTCGCTGATCCAGACCATCGGTCGGGCCGCCCGTAACGTCTCCGGCCAGGTCCACATGTACGCCGACAAGATCACCCCGTCGATGGCGGACGCGATCGAGGAGACCAACCGGCGCCGGGCGAAGCAGATCGCGCACAACGAGGCGCACGGGATCAGCCCGGAGCCGCTGCGCAAGAAGATCCACGACATCCTCGACGACATCTATCGCGAGGCGGAGGACACCGAGAACAGCCGGGTCGGCGGGGCCGTCCGGCAGCTGTCCCGGGGCAAGGCGCCGGTCAAGGAGACCCGCAGTCGCGGTCGGGGCGGCGCGGCCACCCCGTCCCGGGAGGGGATGGCCCGGGCCGACCTGGCCAACCTCATCCAGGAGCTCAACGACCAGATGCTCGCCGCCGCGCGGGAGCTGCAGTTCGAGCTGGCCGCCCGGATCCGGGACGAGGTCGCCGACCTCAAGAAGGAACTGCGCGGGATGGACGCCGCCGGCGTGAAGTGA
- a CDS encoding helix-turn-helix domain-containing protein, with protein MDGVLTEAVVGLPDPRLRPYVDRYLGYREYAARPLVRREVAGAFVVLILGWGAPLDVTDPRAAGRGAYGVNAFVAGPFDGYCATRTVGAGAGVQVLLTPPAARRLLGLPLGELANRAVPVDRLGRWLERLRDELAGLADWPGRFARLDAALAGRLALAGPVDRRLLRAWRLLDGSGGGVGVAALADETGWSRRHFAVVFRREFGLLPKTVARLLRFQRAYATLGRELITAPAGGAGQLGAARAGWAELAARCGYYDQSHLIREFREFAGATPAAMAQGSHSSNPR; from the coding sequence GTGGACGGCGTGCTGACCGAGGCGGTCGTCGGCCTCCCCGATCCCCGGCTGCGCCCGTACGTGGACCGCTACCTCGGCTACCGGGAGTACGCGGCCCGTCCCCTGGTCCGCCGCGAGGTGGCCGGCGCCTTCGTGGTGCTGATCCTCGGCTGGGGAGCCCCGCTCGACGTCACCGACCCGCGGGCCGCCGGGCGGGGCGCGTACGGGGTGAACGCGTTCGTGGCCGGCCCGTTCGACGGGTACTGCGCGACGCGGACGGTGGGTGCGGGCGCCGGGGTGCAGGTGCTGCTGACGCCGCCGGCCGCCCGCCGGCTGCTCGGGCTGCCGCTGGGTGAGCTGGCCAACCGCGCCGTGCCGGTGGACCGGCTGGGCCGCTGGCTGGAGCGGCTCCGCGACGAGTTGGCCGGCCTGGCCGACTGGCCGGGGCGGTTCGCCCGGCTCGACGCCGCCCTCGCCGGCCGGCTGGCCCTCGCCGGGCCGGTCGACCGGCGCCTGCTGCGCGCCTGGCGGCTGCTCGACGGCAGCGGCGGCGGGGTCGGTGTCGCCGCGCTGGCCGACGAGACCGGCTGGAGCCGGCGGCACTTCGCGGTGGTGTTCCGGCGCGAGTTCGGTCTGCTCCCGAAGACCGTGGCGCGGCTGCTGCGCTTCCAGCGGGCGTACGCGACGCTGGGCCGGGAGCTGATCACGGCGCCGGCCGGCGGGGCGGGGCAGCTCGGGGCCGCCCGGGCGGGCTGGGCCGAGCTGGCGGCCCGCTGCGGGTACTACGACCAGTCGCACCTGATCCGGGAGTTCCGGGAGTTCGCCGGCGCCACCCCGGCGGCCATGGCCCAGGGGTCACATTCGTCCAATCCCCGCTGA
- a CDS encoding VOC family protein — protein MVDDVDRHHERARAAGAEIVRPPFDTDYGSRDYVARDLSGLVWSFGTYRP, from the coding sequence GTGGTGGACGACGTCGACCGGCACCACGAGCGGGCCCGGGCGGCCGGCGCGGAGATCGTCCGGCCGCCCTTTGACACCGACTACGGCTCCCGCGACTACGTGGCCCGGGACCTGTCCGGGCTGGTCTGGTCGTTCGGCACGTACCGGCCCTGA
- a CDS encoding helix-turn-helix domain-containing protein produces MPLSASPVVRRARLGAELRRLRHRESLTLEQVCDRLGWASTSKLSRIELGQSRPDLADVLDLLDVYQVPPGQRDGLIVIARDAATGRGWSKALGEMGERQRAYAELEAGAARIVEYQAAVVPGLLQTPEYARLRVAAGALLCDGVDVEADVRARAVRQELFGRPDPPHYTALLDERVCDPGGTPADVWHDQLRHLVALAERPQVTVRLLPRDAAPHGGVHPLTAFSYYAYPDPADPRTVLVETLTTDLRLAGPADIDRYERLIDWLLAAALPADASAELLAGLIGPAAVPRPREPRDAPLPAAH; encoded by the coding sequence ATGCCGTTGTCAGCAAGTCCTGTGGTCCGCCGGGCGCGGCTCGGCGCGGAGCTGCGCCGGCTGCGCCACCGGGAGTCGCTCACCCTCGAGCAGGTCTGCGACCGGCTCGGCTGGGCGTCCACGTCCAAGCTGTCCCGCATCGAGCTGGGTCAGAGCCGGCCCGACCTGGCCGACGTGCTCGACCTGCTCGACGTCTACCAGGTGCCGCCCGGCCAGCGGGACGGGCTGATCGTCATCGCCCGCGACGCCGCCACGGGGCGCGGCTGGTCCAAGGCGCTGGGCGAGATGGGGGAGCGGCAGCGGGCGTACGCCGAGCTGGAGGCGGGCGCCGCCCGCATCGTCGAGTACCAAGCCGCCGTGGTGCCGGGGCTGCTCCAGACCCCGGAATACGCCCGGCTGCGGGTGGCCGCCGGGGCGCTGCTCTGCGACGGGGTGGACGTGGAGGCCGACGTGCGGGCCCGCGCGGTGCGTCAGGAACTGTTCGGGCGGCCGGATCCACCCCACTACACCGCCCTGCTCGACGAGCGGGTCTGCGACCCGGGCGGCACCCCGGCCGACGTCTGGCACGACCAGCTGCGGCACCTGGTCGCCCTCGCCGAGCGGCCGCAGGTCACCGTCCGGCTGCTGCCTCGCGACGCGGCTCCGCACGGCGGGGTCCACCCGCTGACGGCCTTCTCCTACTACGCGTACCCGGATCCGGCGGACCCGCGGACCGTGCTGGTGGAGACCCTCACCACCGATCTGCGGCTGGCCGGCCCGGCGGACATCGACCGGTATGAGCGGTTGATCGACTGGCTGCTGGCGGCGGCGCTGCCGGCGGACGCGTCGGCCGAACTGCTGGCCGGTCTCATCGGGCCGGCGGCCGTGCCCCGGCCGCGCGAGCCCCGGGACGCCCCGCTTCCCGCGGCGCACTGA
- a CDS encoding antibiotic biosynthesis monooxygenase family protein: MVLEVALIDVTPGHEDDFAAAYAQARPILAGTEGCRSVRMTRGVESPSRFVLLVEWDSVEAHDVNFRQSERFPQWRALIGPHFAGPPLVEHFVDVPA, from the coding sequence ATGGTTCTTGAGGTCGCGCTGATCGACGTGACGCCCGGACACGAGGACGACTTCGCCGCCGCCTACGCGCAGGCGCGCCCGATCCTCGCCGGCACGGAGGGGTGCCGCTCGGTGCGGATGACCCGGGGCGTGGAGTCACCGTCCCGGTTCGTGCTGCTGGTGGAGTGGGACTCGGTGGAGGCGCACGACGTCAACTTCCGGCAGAGCGAGCGCTTCCCCCAGTGGCGGGCGCTGATCGGCCCGCACTTCGCCGGCCCGCCGCTGGTCGAGCATTTCGTGGACGTGCCCGCCTGA
- the pnuC gene encoding nicotinamide riboside transporter PnuC: MLDWLTGTAFTVAGTGTTWAELLGFATGVVNVWLVARQHIANWPIGIANVLLLMLLFWTAGLYADAGLQIVYVVLGLYGWWAWRYGGERRSRLTVARTGRREWWALGAAGVLLTAGLWALLDRATDSTVPLADAVTTALSLLATYGQTRKLVESWWLWIAADLIYIPLYAYKGLWLTGGLYLIFLALCVLGLREWRADLRRRSAATPVPPGPAPVAA; encoded by the coding sequence ATGCTCGACTGGCTCACCGGCACGGCGTTCACCGTCGCGGGGACCGGCACCACCTGGGCCGAGCTGCTCGGCTTCGCCACCGGCGTGGTCAACGTCTGGCTGGTGGCGCGCCAGCACATCGCCAACTGGCCGATCGGCATCGCCAACGTGCTGCTGCTCATGCTGCTGTTCTGGACCGCCGGCCTGTACGCGGACGCCGGTCTCCAGATCGTCTACGTCGTCCTCGGCCTCTACGGGTGGTGGGCCTGGCGCTACGGCGGGGAGCGGCGCAGCCGGCTGACCGTGGCGCGTACCGGTCGGCGGGAGTGGTGGGCGCTCGGCGCGGCCGGCGTGCTGCTCACCGCCGGGCTGTGGGCGCTGCTGGACCGGGCCACCGACTCCACCGTGCCGCTCGCCGACGCGGTCACCACCGCGCTGTCCCTGCTGGCCACCTACGGCCAGACCCGCAAGCTGGTGGAGAGCTGGTGGCTCTGGATCGCCGCCGACCTGATCTACATCCCGCTCTACGCGTACAAGGGACTGTGGCTGACCGGCGGCCTCTACCTGATCTTCCTGGCGCTCTGCGTGCTCGGCCTGCGGGAGTGGCGGGCGGACCTGCGCCGACGGTCGGCGGCCACGCCGGTGCCGCCCGGCCCTGCCCCGGTGGCGGCGTGA
- a CDS encoding AAA family ATPase, translated as MTGAAVTAAGQPGGRRPEFRHGLVVGKFYPPHAGHHALIEAAATRCAAVTVVVAPSRRESIPLADRVDWLREAHAATPWVRVVGRYDDHPVDYADPAVWDLHCGVFRDALGGEPVDAVFSSEAYGAELARRFDAVPVCVDLDRRAVPVSGTAVRADPVAHWHRLSPPVRAWLVRRVVVVGAESTGTTTMAEALAAHYRTAYVPEYGRELTARKLAELRRRRPAATVFDVTWDRADFAEVVREQQAAEDAAARVSGPLLFCDTDARATAVWEERYLGSSSASVRAAARRPALYLLTDHERVPFADDGLRDGEHLRAWMTGRFRMELAGCGVPVVELRGPHAARLATAVAACDALLAAGWQFADPLLPA; from the coding sequence GTGACCGGCGCGGCGGTGACGGCGGCCGGGCAGCCGGGCGGGCGTCGGCCGGAGTTCCGGCACGGGCTGGTGGTCGGGAAGTTCTATCCGCCGCACGCCGGGCACCACGCGCTGATCGAGGCCGCCGCGACCCGCTGCGCGGCGGTCACCGTGGTGGTCGCCCCGTCGCGCCGCGAGTCGATCCCGCTGGCCGATCGGGTGGACTGGCTGCGCGAGGCGCATGCGGCCACCCCGTGGGTCCGGGTCGTCGGCCGGTACGACGACCACCCGGTGGACTACGCCGACCCGGCGGTCTGGGACCTGCACTGCGGGGTGTTCCGGGACGCGCTCGGCGGGGAGCCGGTGGACGCCGTCTTCTCGTCGGAGGCGTACGGCGCGGAACTGGCCCGCCGCTTCGACGCGGTGCCGGTCTGCGTGGACCTGGACCGGCGGGCGGTCCCGGTCTCCGGCACGGCGGTGCGGGCCGACCCGGTGGCGCACTGGCACCGGCTGAGCCCGCCGGTGCGCGCCTGGCTGGTCCGCCGGGTCGTGGTGGTGGGGGCGGAGTCCACCGGCACCACCACGATGGCGGAGGCGCTCGCCGCCCACTACCGCACCGCCTACGTGCCGGAGTACGGCCGCGAGCTGACCGCGCGCAAGCTGGCCGAGCTGCGGCGCCGGCGGCCGGCGGCGACCGTCTTCGACGTCACCTGGGACCGGGCGGACTTCGCCGAGGTGGTGCGCGAGCAGCAGGCGGCCGAGGACGCGGCGGCCCGGGTGAGCGGCCCGTTGCTGTTCTGCGACACCGACGCGCGGGCCACCGCGGTCTGGGAGGAGCGCTATCTCGGCTCGTCCTCCGCGTCGGTGCGGGCGGCCGCCCGCCGGCCGGCGCTGTACCTGCTGACCGACCACGAGAGGGTGCCCTTCGCGGACGACGGGCTGCGGGACGGGGAGCACCTGCGGGCGTGGATGACCGGGCGGTTCCGTATGGAGCTGGCCGGTTGCGGGGTGCCGGTGGTGGAGCTGCGCGGCCCGCACGCGGCGCGGCTGGCGACCGCCGTGGCCGCCTGCGACGCCCTGCTGGCCGCCGGCTGGCAGTTCGCCGATCCGCTGTTGCCCGCCTGA
- a CDS encoding TerC family protein yields the protein MNVSGLAWAGTLVALTAILLIDLLIIGRRPHEPSVRESSLWVGFYVGLALLFGAGLWLTSGPSAAGQFYTGWLTEYSLSVDNLFVFVIIMARFGVPRKYQQKVLLIGILLALVMRGGFIAAGAALISQFSWVFYIFGAFLIYTAINLARQGEPDEDEFSENLLIRWSRKALPLSRDFDGARMTTHENGRRLFTPMLIVMIAIGTTDLIFALDSIPAIFGITQEPYLVFTANVFALMGLRQLYFLLGGLLDRLIYLSYGLAVVLGFIGVKLVLEALADNNLPFVNGGEHVAWAPHIPIWLSLVVILGTLAVATAASLFKSSRDRRRELADARR from the coding sequence TTGAACGTGTCCGGACTGGCGTGGGCCGGGACCCTCGTCGCGCTGACGGCGATCCTGCTCATCGACCTGCTCATCATCGGTCGTCGCCCACACGAGCCGAGCGTCCGTGAGTCGAGCCTCTGGGTCGGCTTCTACGTCGGGCTGGCGCTGCTCTTCGGCGCCGGGCTCTGGCTCACCTCCGGGCCGAGCGCGGCGGGCCAGTTCTACACCGGGTGGCTCACCGAGTACAGCCTCTCGGTGGACAACCTCTTCGTCTTCGTGATCATCATGGCCCGCTTCGGGGTGCCCCGGAAATACCAGCAGAAGGTGCTGCTCATCGGCATCCTGCTGGCGCTGGTGATGCGGGGTGGCTTCATCGCCGCGGGCGCCGCGCTGATCTCCCAGTTCTCCTGGGTCTTCTACATCTTCGGCGCGTTCCTGATCTACACGGCGATCAACCTGGCCCGGCAGGGCGAGCCGGACGAGGACGAGTTCAGCGAGAACCTGCTCATCCGGTGGAGCCGCAAGGCGCTGCCGCTGTCCCGGGACTTCGACGGGGCGCGGATGACCACCCACGAGAACGGCCGCCGGCTGTTCACCCCGATGCTGATCGTGATGATCGCGATCGGCACCACCGACCTGATCTTCGCGCTCGACTCGATCCCGGCGATCTTCGGCATCACCCAGGAGCCCTACCTGGTCTTCACCGCGAACGTGTTCGCGCTGATGGGCCTCCGGCAGCTCTACTTCCTGCTCGGCGGGCTGCTGGACCGGCTGATCTACCTCAGCTACGGCCTGGCCGTGGTGCTCGGCTTCATCGGGGTGAAGCTGGTCCTGGAGGCGCTCGCCGACAACAATCTGCCGTTCGTCAACGGGGGCGAGCACGTCGCGTGGGCCCCGCACATCCCGATCTGGCTGTCCCTGGTCGTCATCCTGGGCACCCTGGCGGTCGCCACCGCGGCCAGCCTGTTCAAGTCGTCGCGCGACCGGCGCCGCGAGCTGGCCGACGCCCGGCGCTGA
- a CDS encoding C40 family peptidase, with the protein MSAVGFFHRVDPEKRELGVDVELQPGHEALVRVPVATLWTAPEAVRPIDRPALTDTPDVAAWVAGMDRDQQVGECVLSQLLLGERVLVTELRPDGWAQVVAVEQPAAELDPRGYPGWLPAAQLTAPAEADQSAAPLVVDATLTALRTAPDGPVALPGVVLSTRLAPAGRPVDGWRPVRVPGRADPLWAPEGDLVPLPTERPDAKEVLAVAERLHDLVYVWGGHSSHGIDCSGLVRTAWRRYGVTLPRDAADQAEVGSEVALGEELPGDLYFFARPGRPIHHVGIVSTEPHGDVRRMLHADYVKRRVLEERLPPDREATLVGARRV; encoded by the coding sequence TTGAGTGCCGTTGGTTTTTTTCATAGGGTCGATCCGGAGAAGCGCGAGCTGGGGGTGGACGTGGAGCTGCAACCGGGCCACGAGGCCCTCGTCCGGGTCCCGGTCGCGACCCTCTGGACCGCACCCGAGGCGGTCCGACCGATCGACCGCCCCGCGCTGACCGATACGCCCGACGTCGCCGCCTGGGTCGCCGGCATGGACCGGGACCAGCAGGTCGGCGAATGCGTGCTCAGCCAGCTGCTGCTCGGTGAGCGGGTGCTCGTCACCGAGCTGCGCCCGGACGGCTGGGCGCAGGTGGTCGCCGTCGAACAGCCCGCCGCCGAGCTGGACCCCCGGGGCTACCCCGGCTGGCTGCCCGCCGCCCAGCTGACCGCCCCGGCGGAGGCGGACCAGTCCGCCGCCCCACTGGTGGTGGACGCCACGCTCACCGCGCTGCGCACCGCCCCGGACGGTCCGGTGGCGCTGCCCGGCGTGGTCCTCAGCACCCGCCTCGCGCCGGCGGGCCGGCCGGTGGACGGCTGGCGGCCGGTGCGGGTGCCGGGCCGGGCCGACCCGCTCTGGGCGCCCGAGGGCGACCTCGTCCCGCTGCCCACCGAGCGGCCGGACGCCAAGGAGGTGCTGGCCGTGGCCGAGCGGCTGCACGACCTGGTCTACGTCTGGGGCGGGCACTCCAGCCACGGCATCGACTGCTCCGGCCTGGTGCGCACGGCCTGGCGCCGGTACGGGGTGACGCTGCCCCGGGACGCCGCCGACCAGGCCGAGGTGGGCAGCGAGGTGGCGCTGGGCGAGGAACTCCCCGGCGACCTCTACTTCTTCGCCCGGCCCGGCCGCCCGATCCACCACGTCGGCATCGTCAGCACCGAACCGCACGGCGACGTCCGGCGGATGTTGCACGCCGACTACGTCAAGCGCCGGGTGCTGGAGGAGCGGCTTCCCCCGGATCGCGAGGCCACCCTGGTCGGCGCGCGCCGCGTCTGA
- a CDS encoding mandelate racemase/muconate lactonizing enzyme family protein, whose product MTIAAVRTHRLSAPLHTPFVTALRRTTTVDTLVVEVVDRDGRSGFGEAPQVWQVTGASTAGAEACVRDLLAPVLTGRDADDLQARCAEVRRAVAGNESAKAAVDVALHDLAARRLGVPLVRLLGGTALRVPTDVTLAAGDAVDLAAAAKQRRAEGFTVLKLKVGTDARGDLDRVRAVRAAVGPDVRIRLDANQGWTPREAVRVIRGIEDAGLDVELVEQPVHRRDLDGLAWVSDRVDLPILADESVFDLRDLVEVIRRRAADMVNVKLAKSGGLHTARALLDLAAAHGMGTIVGSMMESPVGVGAAASLVAAYGTSAVSDLDAAWWLAWSPVTGGIRYDGAHVLLPDEPGLGIASLGEAKVQTRS is encoded by the coding sequence ATGACCATCGCCGCGGTACGCACCCACCGGCTCTCCGCCCCCTTACACACCCCGTTCGTCACCGCGCTGCGCCGCACCACCACGGTGGACACCCTGGTCGTCGAGGTGGTGGACCGTGACGGGCGGTCCGGTTTCGGCGAGGCCCCGCAGGTGTGGCAGGTGACCGGCGCGTCGACCGCCGGCGCCGAGGCGTGCGTCCGGGACCTGCTCGCCCCCGTGCTGACCGGGCGGGACGCCGACGACCTGCAGGCCCGCTGCGCCGAGGTGCGCCGCGCGGTGGCCGGCAACGAGTCCGCCAAGGCCGCGGTGGACGTCGCCCTGCACGACCTGGCCGCGCGGCGGCTCGGCGTACCCCTGGTGCGGCTGCTCGGCGGGACCGCGCTGCGCGTCCCGACGGACGTCACCCTGGCCGCCGGCGACGCGGTCGACCTGGCCGCCGCGGCGAAGCAGCGCCGGGCGGAGGGCTTCACCGTGCTCAAGCTGAAGGTCGGCACGGACGCCCGGGGCGACCTGGACCGGGTCCGGGCGGTCCGCGCCGCGGTCGGTCCGGACGTGCGCATCCGGCTCGACGCCAACCAGGGCTGGACGCCGCGCGAGGCGGTCCGGGTGATCCGCGGCATCGAGGACGCCGGGCTCGACGTCGAGCTGGTCGAGCAGCCGGTCCACCGCCGGGACCTGGACGGGCTGGCCTGGGTCAGCGACCGGGTCGACCTGCCGATCCTCGCCGACGAGTCGGTCTTCGACCTGCGCGACCTGGTGGAGGTGATCCGCCGCCGGGCCGCCGACATGGTGAACGTCAAGCTGGCCAAGAGCGGCGGCCTGCACACCGCCCGGGCGCTGCTCGACCTGGCCGCCGCCCACGGGATGGGCACCATCGTCGGCTCGATGATGGAGAGCCCGGTGGGCGTGGGCGCCGCGGCCAGCCTGGTCGCCGCGTACGGCACCAGCGCCGTCTCGGACCTCGACGCGGCCTGGTGGCTCGCCTGGTCGCCGGTCACCGGCGGCATCCGGTACGACGGTGCGCACGTGCTGCTCCCGGACGAGCCGGGACTCGGCATCGCGAGCCTGGGTGAAGCAAAGGTTCAGACCCGCAGTTGA
- a CDS encoding tyrosine-protein phosphatase, with product MAGRGWELVGAPNARDLGGLPAADGRRVRAGRLIRTAALGRLTDEDLPVLAELAPACVVDLRHATEQDVAPPDRLVGGPRVVHLPVYDPAHPVFTYVSAVLLGHDLAAYEELARQGMPGAMCAIYRWFVTGESARAGFGAAVRLAAEAGNLPLLFHCSAGKDRTGWLSVVLLTALGVDEAAIRADYLRHNELTESLREVLLAAMTRQRPDLDPAVARPLLEVRPDYLDAAYDEVRRVHGSFGAYLRDGLGVTEETVAALRARLLE from the coding sequence ATGGCGGGACGAGGCTGGGAGCTGGTGGGCGCGCCGAACGCCCGTGACCTGGGCGGGCTGCCCGCGGCGGACGGGCGGCGGGTACGCGCCGGCCGGCTGATCCGCACCGCCGCGCTGGGCCGGCTCACCGACGAGGACCTGCCGGTGCTGGCCGAGCTGGCGCCCGCCTGCGTGGTGGACCTGCGGCACGCCACCGAGCAGGACGTCGCCCCGCCGGACCGCCTGGTCGGCGGGCCCCGGGTGGTGCACCTGCCGGTGTACGACCCGGCCCACCCGGTGTTCACCTACGTCTCGGCGGTGCTGCTCGGCCACGACCTGGCCGCCTACGAGGAGCTGGCTCGGCAGGGCATGCCGGGGGCGATGTGCGCGATCTACCGGTGGTTCGTCACCGGGGAGTCGGCGCGGGCCGGTTTCGGGGCGGCGGTCCGGCTGGCCGCCGAGGCGGGGAACCTGCCGCTGCTGTTCCACTGCTCGGCCGGCAAGGACCGCACCGGCTGGCTGTCGGTCGTGCTGCTCACCGCGCTCGGCGTGGACGAGGCCGCGATCCGGGCCGACTACCTGCGGCACAACGAGCTGACCGAGAGCCTGCGCGAGGTGCTGCTCGCCGCGATGACCCGCCAGCGGCCGGACCTGGACCCGGCGGTGGCGCGCCCGCTGCTGGAGGTGCGGCCGGACTACCTGGACGCCGCCTACGACGAGGTGCGGCGGGTGCACGGGTCGTTCGGGGCGTACCTGCGCGACGGGTTGGGGGTGACGGAGGAGACGGTCGCCGCGCTGCGGGCGCGCCTGCTGGAGTGA